The region TCCCCATCTGCAAGGACAGGCCCCTCAGTCCGGACAGCCCCAGCTACCGCCACACTCACCAGATCAGCCAGGTTCGGCTTCTGGCCCCCCATGAAAGGCCGGTCTTTGCCCACAGCTGCCACCCACTTGTCGGCAGCCTCATAGAGGTCCTTACGCACGTCATCCCGGAGGTGGTGCCTGGGCAGGGACAGGGGAGGTCCATCAGGGTAACTGTGACCCCTGCCCTAGTGGGGACATGGGTTAGGCCTGGGACCCAGGGCTGCTCCCCAGGGGTTGGGAGATATACCTGCAGAGACCTCAGTTATCTGCCCCAGATGGGGAGGCCTTTGCCCAGGAAGGACAAGAAGCCCACCCATGAAGAAAGAAACATCAGAAGGCACAAGGCCAGGACCTAGCTCTGGACTCCGAGGCCAGCCCTGCTTCCCTGGGATAAGGGAGGCAATCAGTTCTGCATTCGAGTCCTGATTTAGCTCATGCTGGGCGCTCAGGGACAGCAGGCCCTCAGGCATGCACATACATGCCCACTGTCACCTGCTCTTGAGCCGCTTGCTGATGAAGTACATAGCAGCTGCGCCCATGTACTTGGCCACGGCGCCCTCCACAGGCCCAAATTTGCCCTCCTTGACGATGTAGTTGAAGGAGGCCAGAGCCTCGGCAGGTGTGCGGTACACGTTGGGGGAGATCAGGTGCACCAGCCAGTCGTCTGCCCATTGCCGCCACTTCATCTCCTCCCTGCAGGCAAGTAGGGGGACAGAGGGAGGACCGGGAGGGCTTCCTAACTCAGGCCTAAGCCTGGCTTCCTAAGCCAGGGCCTGGGAGGAGCAGACGCCCTACCTAGACGCCCAGAGTGTGGACAGGAAGCTGAGGCTTGAGCAGGAGGTCCTCAGGGAGACTGTCCTGACTGTGGCACATCCCCAGCCCTCGTGTCTCCCACTGCTGCCCACTCACAGCATCTTGCCCCCACCCTCGCCACCTCATCCCCTGCCCCAACTCCTGGGCCGGCCCAGCCCCACTTACGTCCTCGCCTCCTTCCCACCATACAGTCGCTGGGCCTCCTTCTCATCCAGCATGAGCCAGTACTTGTTGCAGAATTCTGTCACCTCCTTGCCCTGGTCGTTGACGGCCTTCATGGGTGGATAGTAAGTGACGATGTCTTCCAGGGGCTGCCTTCGGGAGACACCCAGGGTCTCACCCCTATTCCTTCCTCATGAAGGCTGAGCCCCCACCTCTCAGGGTGACGATCTACCTCAGCCTGACCCACTTGGGGTGGAGCCAAGACTGACTCTCAAAAGCTTTCTACCTTTTTATGGGTTCTGGGGGAAGGCCTGCAGCAAGAGGGACTTGGGGCAAACACCAGAAGCACTTCCCTGACAGGGAGATGTACAGAGAGGAATGGGGCATCTCAGAGTAGGACACCCACGGCCCATTCTGGAAACCCAAGAAGCGGCCCCACCCCGCTCCCATGTAGGATGCCAGATGAGGCCTCCCTGGAGACAAGAGAAGGGACAAAATGCAACACCACCTGGGTGTCTGAGGGTCTCTTACCCTGACACCAGGTAGGTCTTGAGGGCGCTGATGATGACAGAGGAGTCATTCAGTTGTTGCTGGAAGAGAGATTGGGTTAGCCGGGGACAGGGAGGCCGCCTGACCCCAGCAGGCTCAACACCACGGCACCCAGGCATTAAACTGGCAGGTGGAATCGGGCATTGTTTACCTATCCCTGGGGACTTAACCCAAAACGGATGCCCACTGAgccttctcctccctccaggagcCAGTCCCCACCTTGAA is a window of Manis pentadactyla isolate mManPen7 chromosome 3, mManPen7.hap1, whole genome shotgun sequence DNA encoding:
- the PTGES2 gene encoding prostaglandin E synthase 2 isoform X5, which translates into the protein MKAVNDQGKEVTEFCNKYWLMLDEKEAQRLYGGKEARTEEMKWRQWADDWLVHLISPNVYRTPAEALASFNYIVKEGKFGPVEGAVAKYMGAAAMYFISKRLKSRHHLRDDVRKDLYEAADKWVAAVGKDRPFMGGQKPNLADLAVYGVLRVMEGLDAFDDLMQHTHILPWYLRVEKAIAEAPR